In Sparus aurata chromosome 24, fSpaAur1.1, whole genome shotgun sequence, the genomic stretch ttcgatgatttacctttcagattgataccataaAATTGTagtttataataagacatgaaTTAtctattcaacatttttttaataccaataaaatgttacattagataacagtgtttttaaagtaaGGTAAAGGTtaggtgattttggtgacaccacactgaatattagtgaagttattgaatatttctcccactagaaattccccaaaattatggcaaagcacattttttccaaacaaataaaaaataactagCATACAACTCATAACCATTGTTGTCCGGAGTGATTTTGGTTACACTACACtgcttatgagttattgatccaggAAGTTTGAGTGGCTAATGTGGCGAAAGTAGagtcgctattgttctactttatgttgatgtagctactgtaatgaaaagcacgggcgctcgtgtattgattaactgatattttattccaaaagtcgtcataaataaagggaaccaccacatttaacagcctggaggatgaagtagataaacccggtagaaacagtgcccgtccgtatgcgacgctccttgaagtacagcgaacacacccgcaaagaagcgggtataatctgattggtcaacagtagccggcctcctattggttgacagtgttgatacacaagaaaaatccgtgagcagaggagagatccgagagcagaacttgacctgtgagcaggtgtgtgttctgagcgcgtgcacttagatctgagcgcgcagagggcacatttgaaagcgagcgacatttttgtttgcaagaaggagaaatgtgaacacaggcatgtgattttttactttaagcagacattttgaaagaaagcagaagacatttaaatgcaagcacaaaatgtgagcatgaggagaaaaaatctgagcacgcgaaagagctgtgtcactgaaaaggaatgaaatcatgctctcaaactgaaaatctatgctcttgattaataacttgatttaacttccatacgTTTGGGTCTAACCCCTTCCTCCTGAGTATTCCCCTGTTTACCAGAACCTGACAcgctcaggtggctgtaattcaaggcaagctcactatgctgaccgggccaggggctcaaaggccactgtggccgtacgattattattttttttcgcggggcatcaaggccaaagtgcggggcaacggcagCCATGGTTGACATTTCCGCTGTGCAATTCCCACCCTGGTCTGCATCAAACTGTACTCCATTACAGCGACCAGCCACCTTAATACACCTGATACGTCttgatccatgcattattccccgAGTAATGAaccaaaatgtggaaaaacacctatgtttaaaaaaatcctggatctgtccctttaactGGATCCACACCAACAGTTAATGGTGTCATTCTCTGCTGAGACCCGGCCTCCATCCAGGTTTGGCgcaaatctgtttttttgtgtaatcctgctgacaaaccaaccaaccaaccaaccaaagcACAAAACCTCACAGACAGGCAACAACATCATTGGTGAATGTTAAAACCATTCTTTGTTCACACAAGATAAAAACATATAATGTTTTGATAAATCTTTGAGAAGTTTTCACACAGTGATGAATTAAGAAAAGAGATATCACTTCAGATCCTGTTCTGATGAATAGATGACAGATTAATCGtgataaaaacagtttttcagGGTCAAACTGTCCTGTCCTACATTTGACCACTTCAGTTATCGCTAAAGctaacacacacctgctgagTCCTGTTAGAACTTCTACAGTAAAGCAAAGTTTCTTACCTAAAGTGAGAACAAGCACAAGCCAAAACTCCATTTTGATTAACAGCTGCAGATCGgagatgttggtgtgtgtttaccgtccagtttattcagtcaactCATGATATTGTTTCAGAGTTATTGTGCATCATAAAGAGCAATGAAGCCATAAATCACCTATCAGCAGCTCAAAGTTCTTCATTAACTATTTAACACCTGCAACAAGTCGTCACATCTCAGCACCTGATTTCATGTCAGCTTCTTGTTTTTACTTCAAATGTGTTCACTTTTTCTTTATCACACTTTTATCCTCTATAATCAtcctgtgaagcactttgagcTTCACACAGACTAGAAGATTAGTCATAAACATCacggacacaaacaaacatctccCGTGTATTTAACAATGTAGCACTAAACGAGTCACCCATGCTGAGCAGGAACTTTTGTGGTTCTGTGCTCGATGTCATCACGGCGATGCTGTCAAAGGATccacaacaaacagacactgaGAGCCAAAAGAGCATTTGAAGGCCTCTGATGACCTGTTTTCACCACCAATATCCAGTTTAGTCCAATAAAAGACGGTTCAGACATTCAATTACCATTTAATAACATAGAATATCACAGTTTTATTATGTATAGGCTGATTTGAAAACTGGGTTTAGACCGCAAACAACCAGTATGAGACCAGTTCAGACCCTCAATTAGTATTCAGTTATATAAACAATCAGTAACCACTGAAAGATCCAGTTtaagacataaacaaaacatttaatctatCAAATTTAATAATTTTGTCTTAATTCAGTTTTCTGATGAAGTCATATGTTTTCTCCGTCTGTCACTCAAGAACACACAGGAAGTTAATGAAATACATGAACggcattttatttaaaatgacaaaactgttCAACCAAACATTCATCCACCAGAAACACAGTAACTGAAGTGACTGAACATGAtatagaaaacacacaaacaaaataatctaaaacaacaaaacaaacaatttaggACTAAATGTACAATTTAACAGAACTGAAGGAGTCTGTCTTTCCCTCACACAGAAACGTGTTCAGCTTTGTTAATAAATGTAGagctgctgccacctgctgctgAAACAGAGTGACCGCTTTATAAAGATGATCCGCTTTACTTCATAGTCAGattcattttaaatgaagaaaagagATTTTTGTTCCATGGGGTCTGTTTGAGTCCCTGACAGAAGCTTTGGATTAAAACAGTTTGCAGAACAAACTGACCCCCAAAACAGAAATCCTTTAAAAGCACAcgtacaaaacaaacaacagcaacatatTTGAAATTTCTCTGAAATGACCCAAAACTACCACAATGACGACCTCAGTATTTGTTGAACATGATTTCATGACAATATTCTGCCTTTTTACAACACAcagttaataattaattaatttctgcAGGTCAATAAACTGAAGTACATTTTAAACTATTTACATTTTCGCCAAATCTAAATCACATTGGGttcattttcaattcatttGGGGTAATTATGATGGTTGTTTCAGGGTGATTCAACAGACatttcaaatatgttgtttggtCATTTCCACCTACTTCAATTATTTGAGATTTTTAATGATTTCCATCGAAAACTTCTTCAGCAGAAGTGGACAGGTTCAGTTTTCATGGCGAGGAGAAGAGCTGCTGATCAGAGTTACTACaaagaaatgatgaaaacaatcattttggtgCATTTTTTCCGTTTGACTTTCACTTGATTTTGTCTCCATCACTCCTCCATTTGTTTTCAATTCTGCCTCAGCTGGTTGCTAAAGTGTGAGCAGAGCAGTTTGAACTTTATTCCCCCAGTCCAACACTCTGGCTTCTCCTAAAGGGTTCCAATTCcttctgggaaatgtagtttttcTATTGAATCCTGGATCTGCTGCAGAAGACACATGGAAGCAAAATACATTCTTCCAAACTGTCTCCGAAAAACCTTGAGGATGTGTTTGAAATTCATCCAtcagcagtggcggttctagaccagttttaataggggggccaggttggggccggcttttttgttagggggcacgtACAACCCgagaaaaaagataaatccctcattcagacaaaacagtgtttacaatttcagcaattttgattgggtagtaaactgctgagacactttatttctgcctttcccttcaaaacaaaatcattgcaagaaatctgtcattgtattattgatgcagactccctgtcagggggccacaggggggtccagactcagagttacgggggcactggcccctgttggcccccccctagaaccaccCCTGTCCATCAGAACTTCTGATCGCTGTCCAGCAACCTGAAGGTTTCCATTAAAGCTCCTTTCAGTGAATATTTGGCCTTTTAagccattattttctttttgtcaaatgTTCTCCACTTAAAGTGTGCTAAATTAGCTGtgagcacttcctgtttgcagtgtactTGTGGATGTACAGGCAACTATCACTGGATTACTTTGATggtgaagaaaacttaaaaacctgAGATTCTTCTGTGAGTTCTGCAGTTCTACGGACTGTCAGAGATAATGAGATCCTCCTGAAGTGTAAGTCAGAAGTCTCAATGATTCTCAAGTGTTTTGAAGTACCTCAATGTTCTCTGGGATCccatgtgtaaaaaaataatctcaCATGAATGTGGTCCACAAGGTCAgagtttctttttaaagataCCCATGTACCTGTAGACTAGATCTCAGACTCCTGTTGGTCCTTCAGGTCTCTGTAGGACTCAGAACCAGTCGTGCTCCACAAGGTCTTGGTCAGGCTGTAGGATCTGCTGTTAAGATGCATGTTTATGGATGAGATGTACCGCACAGGCCGGGACACGGAGGCTCTGAAGGACGGCGTTCTGGCTGTGAAGAGGATGAAAATCTGaaacccctaaaaacacaaaagcaggaAGATGAAAGACATTTCTTGTGCGTTGACGTCACATCGGATGGTCAAACACGACTTGATGAGGCGTTCATGTGAACcgattttatttcattctgaCACCTCTTGAATGTGTTTATGACTCAGTAAGTCTGTTGATCCTTGAAGGAGGTGACGTAAACCCTCAACTTTATACAgatgatgttttattattttgattagcctaaaaaacataaaaccttATTACAAACTGAATGTGAGCAAATAATTTACATGCAATATGTGAACtgataataaagaaaaaggtTATCATAACTAAATATCTATTTTCTTCAGAGTTTGGTACATGTCGTGTACCATAAGTTTCTGAATTCTGAgttgttgttctgacttcacagAAATGTTACCAGTCAGGAAATTATTTTCCAATTATTTCAACATCACATGAAAGCACAAGAAGTCTTAATAAATCTATCTTTTGTCCTCCAAGAAGGCAACATAAAACATCACctatatgcagatgatgttttattatttttggacGACAAGGACAGCAAGTAATGACAACAAACCATGTTTTAAGACAATATCACAAATGAAATGTGCAATGAAATGCACCAATGAATAAAAAGTTACTTATCATAACCCAACTTTTACTTTCATCTGCCATGTTTCTGCATTTATGATGTCAAAGTCAAAATTACTTCATTTAATCACCACCAGATTCTTCGTTCCCCAGAAGGTCCGTACAGGGAGTCTGTCAAACTAACGTACCTGTGTGGTCGTGCAGAGACAGAAGATGATGCTGAAGACCAGGTTGGTGGTTCCTGAAGTGACCAGAACCAGGTACCCCAGATTCCAGGACACACCCAGTAACACGGCCAGAGAGAAACTGATGAGGAACATCTTCCTCAAAGACGAAGGATTGGTGCTGATCAGCAAACCAAGACAAGTTGGTGAGTACAAGTTATTCTCTCAAATTAGATCTTTTCATCGGAACAACAAAGAGGAAATATACAAGGAAAAAACTCTGTTACTCTCAAAAAAAGTATAATAtcgttaaaaacatttttatttgtacacattttttctcaaaCATTGCCTTCCTTACTTTTCCAAAATTATGATATAAACCACACTTTAACTTTTCCTTACAGTGGTCTTAACACTTCATAACGAATAACACCCTGCTGTTTGTCagcctctttctgtctcctgtGTAGTTAACAATGAAGTTTGTGAACACATGCAGTGGATACTGATGTTACCTCTTCAGTTTTTTGTTAGTCCTCCATGTGGTCAGGACCAACATTACGATGTTGTAGATCAGGATCAGGCCAACAGGAAGCAGGAACGCCCAAAACATCGGCTTCCCAAAGTTAAACTGTTGGTTCTTGTCCAGAGCTGCAAGCCAGCAACTACatgatgaaaatacaaataaatacgatgaagaagaagaagaagatgtaaCTAAATATGTCTGACCTCAGACTCTGATATGTTCATATTAAATTTGatcaaacacacagaacttTAGAATTTTGTGATTAAGAGAAAGAAGGTTCAACAAGAAAATCAGGAACCAACAACACGGTGACACATTATACGTTCACACAGTTCATTCATAAATCAGATGATGATGGA encodes the following:
- the LOC115576675 gene encoding adhesion G-protein coupled receptor G7-like, producing MNSKMAQLCIYVSLLAFIVTFLSGVHNSSRQNDAPVEVDETNNIIPDSDERVEADRGSCTAVAALLHFFLLATFMWNSVYSTLMVLLFWTDSELPPYWSKVSHAVGWGLPAVVMAITLGATYRVDSPLGYRQEEFCWLAALDKNQQFNFGKPMFWAFLLPVGLILIYNIVMLVLTTWRTNKKLKSTNPSSLRKMFLISFSLAVLLGVSWNLGYLVLVTSGTTNLVFSIIFCLCTTTQGFQIFILFTARTPSFRASVSRPVRYISSINMHLNSRSYSLTKTLWSTTGSESYRDLKDQQESEI